In a single window of the Acidobacteriaceae bacterium genome:
- a CDS encoding alpha-E domain-containing protein has translation MLSRVADSLYWMARYLERAEHTTRLVDVNLNLMLDESSTSSDHRWIRVLQALGRPKRVKWDGNPYELARTLTFDTGYKSSVLSCILSARENARHVREQISTEQWHRLNSLYLDATRPEVKAMVQQPKEAASEAPSGFLQQVLEAVHQFQGVTDSTMTHGEGWYFIQVGRYLERATATALLLNAYHEDLWTKRERAMVGNEYLEWMGLLRSATAFEAYCKAYTADLTPERILEFLLLNAEFPHSLRFSVEAMQEALRSIQSRSGGARAEPLTRLAGRMQATLAYVSVDEILDRGVIPYLQSVQGECSQLHRMLYSIYVDYSVQTALADSRR, from the coding sequence ATGCTCTCCCGTGTTGCGGATTCGCTGTACTGGATGGCGCGGTACCTGGAGCGCGCCGAGCATACGACGCGGCTCGTCGATGTGAACCTGAACCTGATGCTGGATGAGAGCTCGACGAGCTCGGACCACAGGTGGATACGCGTGCTGCAGGCACTGGGAAGGCCCAAGCGCGTTAAGTGGGATGGGAATCCGTATGAGCTGGCACGCACGCTGACGTTCGATACCGGGTACAAGTCATCGGTGCTGTCGTGCATCCTTTCTGCGCGGGAGAATGCGCGGCATGTGCGCGAGCAGATTTCGACGGAGCAGTGGCACCGGCTGAACTCGTTGTATCTGGATGCGACGCGGCCTGAGGTTAAGGCCATGGTGCAGCAACCCAAGGAGGCTGCGAGCGAGGCGCCCTCGGGGTTTCTACAGCAGGTGCTGGAAGCGGTTCATCAGTTCCAGGGCGTGACGGATTCGACGATGACGCATGGTGAGGGATGGTATTTCATCCAGGTGGGGCGATACCTGGAACGTGCGACTGCGACGGCGCTGCTGCTGAATGCGTATCACGAAGATTTATGGACGAAGCGCGAGCGCGCGATGGTGGGCAACGAGTACCTGGAGTGGATGGGGCTGCTGCGGAGTGCCACAGCGTTCGAGGCGTACTGCAAGGCGTACACGGCGGACCTGACGCCGGAGAGGATTCTAGAGTTCCTTCTGCTGAATGCGGAGTTTCCGCATTCGCTGCGGTTTTCTGTCGAGGCGATGCAGGAAGCGCTGCGCAGCATCCAGTCGCGCAGTGGAGGGGCGCGCGCGGAGCCGCTGACACGGCTTGCAGGGCGGATGCAGGCGACGCTCGCGTATGTTTCGGTGGACGAGATTCTGGATCGCGGTGTGATACCTTACCTGCAAAGTGTCCAGGGCGAGTGCAGTCAGCTCCACCGCATGCTGTACAGCATCTATGTGGACTATTCAGTGCAAACCGCCCTCGCCGACTCGAGGCGATGA
- a CDS encoding acyltransferase family protein, giving the protein MLIDAVRGMAISLVALGHTNQGMTHRGWWGASNVGTRLDITIYAFHMPAFFFVSGIFIFASVQKRGPGRFTMERVRTLIYPYVLWSAIGVAAVNQLSHFTAQPVIAWKDFLPGLVRGIGIWFLPTLFACQMFGMALRKLPGPAILAVALVAYYFMPRTGVNWFDLAVQFFPFVAAGMWMGRGYERLEGIPRWVGLLAAVGLLAALLAATYRPWTTYQNYVLIGGAIGILMLMMLARSFGQSKVARVFAWIGEASLAIYMAGEYAQGLVRQLMVWAHVITPYPQLILPTVAAILIPTWMYQYRVRLHLGWLFVAPFWKPRPRAPQTASAA; this is encoded by the coding sequence ATGCTGATTGACGCTGTGCGCGGGATGGCGATCTCGCTGGTAGCGCTGGGACATACGAACCAGGGCATGACACATCGCGGGTGGTGGGGCGCGTCGAATGTAGGGACGCGGCTGGATATCACGATCTATGCGTTTCATATGCCTGCGTTCTTCTTTGTATCGGGGATCTTCATCTTCGCGAGCGTGCAGAAGCGAGGACCGGGACGGTTCACGATGGAACGTGTGCGGACGTTGATCTATCCGTACGTGCTGTGGTCGGCGATCGGCGTAGCCGCGGTAAACCAACTATCACATTTCACTGCGCAACCCGTGATTGCATGGAAGGACTTCCTGCCGGGCTTGGTGAGGGGCATCGGCATCTGGTTTCTGCCGACGTTGTTCGCGTGCCAGATGTTTGGCATGGCGCTGCGCAAGCTGCCGGGGCCGGCGATTCTGGCTGTTGCGCTCGTTGCGTACTACTTTATGCCGCGCACGGGCGTGAACTGGTTCGACCTGGCGGTCCAGTTCTTTCCGTTTGTCGCAGCCGGTATGTGGATGGGCCGTGGGTATGAGCGGCTGGAGGGGATTCCGAGGTGGGTTGGGCTTTTGGCCGCGGTTGGATTGCTCGCTGCGCTGCTGGCCGCAACCTACCGGCCGTGGACGACGTATCAAAATTACGTGCTGATCGGCGGTGCGATTGGGATCCTGATGCTGATGATGCTGGCGCGAAGCTTCGGACAATCAAAGGTTGCGCGAGTGTTTGCTTGGATCGGTGAGGCGTCGCTGGCGATTTACATGGCGGGAGAGTACGCGCAGGGGCTGGTGCGGCAGTTGATGGTGTGGGCGCATGTGATCACGCCGTATCCGCAACTCATTCTGCCCACGGTTGCCGCGATTCTGATTCCGACATGGATGTATCAATATCGCGTGCGGCTGCATCTTGGATGGTTATTTGTGGCTCCGTTCTGGAAACCGCGGCCGCGTGCGCCGCAGACTGCGAGCGCAGCATGA
- a CDS encoding transglutaminase family protein, producing MNYFVRHLTKFTYKSEVSESIMETRMHPRSDQSQRCLMFQLSVTPRCRVFSYRDHHANHVHHFDIPGQHAQLVIVAESVVETQAQVELPQSLGAGAWEEMDRLVAEGDFWEMLLPSTFATPTAALKELAAELDVRRKDDPLSVLHTLNKQLYEHFSYKPNTTRADSPIDHALRSKAGVCQDFAHIMTTLLRTELRIPCRYVSGYLFHGGGAHDRSEASATHAWVEAFLPELGWVGFDPTNDLVAGDRHIRTAIGRDYADVPPTHGIFRGKTKSELTVAVRVTQSEGRPELDRELPVPEEWSILVEKAQAMPDQHVAKRQHQQAQQ from the coding sequence ATGAACTACTTTGTGCGACACCTGACGAAGTTCACCTATAAGAGCGAGGTGAGCGAGAGCATCATGGAGACGCGGATGCATCCGCGATCGGACCAGAGCCAGCGCTGCCTGATGTTTCAGCTCTCGGTGACGCCGCGATGCAGGGTGTTCAGCTATCGCGATCATCATGCGAATCATGTGCATCACTTCGATATTCCGGGGCAGCATGCGCAGCTGGTGATTGTGGCGGAGTCGGTGGTGGAGACGCAGGCGCAGGTGGAGCTGCCACAATCGCTAGGCGCGGGCGCATGGGAAGAGATGGACCGGCTGGTCGCGGAGGGTGACTTCTGGGAGATGCTGCTGCCGAGCACGTTTGCGACGCCGACGGCTGCGCTGAAGGAACTCGCGGCGGAGCTGGACGTTCGGCGAAAGGACGATCCGCTGAGCGTGTTGCATACGCTGAACAAGCAGTTGTATGAGCATTTCAGTTACAAGCCGAATACGACGCGCGCGGATTCGCCGATTGATCATGCACTTCGCAGCAAGGCGGGGGTGTGTCAGGATTTTGCGCACATCATGACGACGCTGCTGCGGACGGAATTGCGGATTCCGTGCCGGTATGTGAGCGGATATCTGTTTCATGGCGGAGGAGCGCATGACCGCTCGGAGGCGTCGGCGACGCATGCGTGGGTGGAAGCGTTTCTGCCGGAGCTGGGATGGGTAGGGTTCGATCCGACGAACGATCTGGTTGCGGGTGACCGCCATATTCGCACGGCGATTGGGCGCGACTATGCGGATGTTCCGCCGACACACGGGATCTTTCGCGGCAAAACGAAGAGCGAGCTGACGGTGGCCGTGCGCGTGACGCAGAGCGAAGGCCGGCCAGAGCTGGATCGCGAGTTGCCGGTGCCCGAGGAGTGGTCGATCCTGGTGGAGAAGGCGCAGGCCATGCCGGACCAGCACGTGGCCAAAAGGCAGCATCAGCAGGCGCAACAGTAG
- a CDS encoding excinuclease ABC subunit C, which yields MGVGFEFERRVEFAPERATEILREIPAAPGVVCLRGHDEAAQPYLTRAADVRRRLRRLLDSPDAVDEAGRPVLSKRLNLRERVRWIEWTRTGSEFESTVVLYCAARASFGPAEARRRLRLHAPFVLRMAMSNEHPRVYVTNKLNKRSLAEAYGPFASRAAAERYCEAVLDLFKLRRCWEDLEVSPEHPGCAYGEMKMCMEPCKGACTREEYAAEAERVRSFLETNGESMLAELAAKREAASEAMDFEGAAAAHKQWEKVKAATALADEIVQPLMKLRALIVQAAAPTDEESAREAASVFAFEQGRIVGPERLSTLGVRAVKEQTAVGSSLFAQPLMIAAVPLDQPSEQARRGPRDEASQQVSESASQGAGEAMVSHAALNPEERARGVIARLEERVREAGEPQVEERCDYLSLLRRWYYRPEKQRAGAILFPNPDGAWPVRRLLNAAAREALGPPREAAAVDREAAKEMKTRVLHPGREGVERVVPLLPKRARRKKGVLPENVPEE from the coding sequence ATGGGTGTGGGCTTTGAGTTCGAGCGGCGCGTAGAGTTTGCGCCCGAGCGTGCGACGGAGATTCTGCGGGAGATTCCTGCAGCTCCGGGAGTTGTTTGTCTGCGCGGGCATGATGAAGCGGCGCAGCCGTATCTAACGCGCGCGGCGGACGTACGGCGAAGGCTGCGACGATTGCTGGATTCACCGGATGCCGTGGACGAGGCGGGAAGACCGGTGTTGTCGAAGCGGCTGAACCTGCGCGAGCGCGTGCGCTGGATCGAGTGGACGCGGACGGGGTCGGAGTTTGAGTCGACGGTGGTGTTGTACTGCGCGGCGCGGGCGAGCTTTGGGCCAGCGGAGGCGCGCCGAAGGCTGAGGCTGCATGCGCCGTTTGTGCTGCGGATGGCGATGTCGAACGAACATCCGCGGGTATATGTGACAAATAAGTTGAACAAGAGATCCTTGGCGGAGGCGTATGGGCCGTTTGCATCGCGGGCGGCAGCGGAGCGGTACTGCGAGGCGGTGCTGGACCTGTTCAAGCTGCGGCGGTGCTGGGAGGACCTGGAGGTTTCGCCTGAGCATCCGGGGTGCGCGTACGGCGAGATGAAGATGTGCATGGAGCCGTGCAAGGGAGCGTGCACGCGCGAAGAGTATGCGGCGGAGGCAGAGCGGGTTCGCAGCTTTTTAGAAACGAATGGAGAGTCGATGCTGGCGGAGTTGGCGGCGAAGCGTGAGGCTGCCAGCGAGGCGATGGACTTCGAGGGCGCGGCAGCCGCGCACAAGCAGTGGGAGAAGGTGAAGGCCGCGACGGCGCTTGCGGATGAAATTGTGCAGCCGCTGATGAAGCTGCGGGCGTTGATTGTGCAGGCGGCGGCGCCGACGGATGAAGAGAGTGCGCGCGAAGCGGCGAGTGTGTTTGCGTTTGAGCAGGGGCGGATTGTGGGGCCGGAGCGGTTGTCCACGCTGGGTGTTCGCGCCGTAAAAGAGCAGACGGCTGTGGGGAGTTCGCTGTTTGCGCAGCCGCTGATGATTGCGGCGGTGCCGCTGGATCAGCCCAGCGAGCAAGCTCGCCGGGGACCGCGGGACGAAGCGAGTCAGCAGGTTAGCGAATCAGCGAGTCAGGGAGCGGGGGAGGCGATGGTCTCGCACGCAGCGTTGAATCCGGAGGAGCGGGCGCGCGGTGTGATTGCGCGGCTCGAGGAGCGGGTGCGCGAGGCGGGTGAGCCGCAGGTCGAGGAGCGCTGCGATTACCTCTCGCTGCTGCGGCGGTGGTACTACCGGCCGGAGAAGCAGCGGGCAGGGGCGATTCTCTTCCCTAACCCGGATGGGGCTTGGCCGGTGCGGCGGCTGCTGAATGCGGCAGCAAGAGAGGCGCTTGGGCCGCCGCGGGAGGCTGCAGCGGTGGATCGCGAGGCGGCGAAGGAGATGAAGACACGTGTGCTGCATCCGGGGCGCGAGGGTGTGGAGCGAGTTGTGCCGCTATTGCCGAAACGTGCGAGGCGAAAGAAGGGTGTCCTGCCTGAGAATGTCCCCGAAGAGTGA
- the rpe gene encoding ribulose-phosphate 3-epimerase: MVELAFSILAADFGHLADEIARAERGGGTICHVDVMDGHFVPNITFGPPVVEAVRKVTKLPLDCHLMIEDPDKFIPEFAKAGADMISVQWETCPHLNRTLQHILDHGVLPGVVINPATPVDFLVEVLPMVHHVLVMSVNPGFGGQKFLPRSVERIAHLRRLRHEMGLNFRIEVDGGVADDTVASVVRAGADMLVAGSAIFAGGKAEENARRFLEVARAATEVSV, translated from the coding sequence TTGGTTGAACTGGCATTTTCGATTCTGGCGGCGGACTTTGGTCATCTGGCCGACGAGATCGCGCGGGCGGAGCGCGGTGGCGGGACCATCTGTCATGTGGATGTGATGGATGGGCACTTTGTGCCGAACATCACGTTTGGGCCGCCGGTGGTGGAGGCCGTGCGCAAGGTGACGAAGCTGCCGCTCGACTGCCACCTGATGATCGAGGACCCGGACAAGTTCATTCCGGAGTTCGCCAAGGCGGGGGCGGACATGATCAGCGTGCAGTGGGAGACGTGCCCGCACCTGAACCGGACGTTGCAGCACATTCTCGACCATGGTGTGCTGCCCGGGGTGGTGATCAATCCGGCGACCCCGGTGGACTTCCTGGTCGAGGTGCTGCCGATGGTGCATCACGTTCTGGTGATGAGTGTTAACCCCGGGTTTGGCGGCCAGAAGTTCCTGCCGCGGTCGGTGGAGCGGATTGCGCATTTGCGGCGGCTGCGCCATGAAATGGGGTTGAATTTCCGGATCGAAGTGGACGGCGGGGTGGCCGACGACACGGTCGCTTCTGTAGTGCGGGCCGGGGCGGACATGCTGGTGGCCGGGTCAGCGATCTTCGCGGGCGGGAAGGCGGAGGAAAACGCGCGGCGGTTCCTGGAGGTTGCTCGCGCAGCTACCGAGGTCTCCGTCTAA
- the bamD gene encoding outer membrane protein assembly factor BamD, translating into MMERSLSSPRTARLATGVIAAALALTVAAGAQVTGSSQTTTDAQGRPQESATVSVTTSKKKTRESKKDEKVKSTKDTLAEEKKAKKMNPLVGKDVDLPDKQLYDKALAQIKSGHFDVARLDLNTLLSTYPDSQYQMRAKLAIADAWYREGGSAALAQAEQEYKDFITFFPNAPEAAEAQMRVGDIYFKQMDVPDRDYSKAQHAEEEYRTMLKQYPDAPKEILKEAQQKLRDVQEVLAQREADIGAFYATHEDWPAALARYQTVKETYPQYSHMDDVLIGIGDAYESEAKIARASRLCAPNLPPNTPCMTEALKSSIEQEYDGKAAAEYREVVLKHAAAPHAEFAKERLAAMNLPIPEPTAEDMAASEALEGSRAQYTMQKRLALLFMRKPDTVTAAQIGDPPLEDPSPVLAPEVAHAILDSYKNALNPGTSPKAEVKTATPAIEPGPGEVPPQPRTPPGQPASPAAPPTLSDVPAAGAGNDTGGATEMTPASPSDASPSGTGVGVEVLTPSVNTGAGAASSLPSATGAADPNLGLKAVGPKDNSPLPAVEAPAAAPDQVNDAAGNQTPPAGTKPAGKKNPKPDYDKNDESSSKHKKKKGADKLNPF; encoded by the coding sequence ATGATGGAACGTTCCCTTTCTTCTCCCCGCACGGCGCGTTTGGCGACGGGCGTAATTGCTGCCGCGCTGGCCCTTACGGTTGCAGCAGGCGCACAGGTGACCGGAAGCTCGCAGACGACGACGGATGCGCAAGGCCGCCCGCAGGAGTCCGCCACGGTCAGCGTGACTACGTCGAAGAAGAAGACGCGTGAGTCCAAAAAGGACGAAAAGGTGAAGTCCACCAAGGACACGCTTGCCGAGGAGAAGAAGGCGAAGAAGATGAATCCGCTGGTGGGCAAGGATGTTGACCTGCCGGATAAGCAGCTTTATGACAAGGCTTTGGCGCAGATCAAGTCGGGACACTTCGACGTGGCGCGGCTGGATCTGAACACGCTCCTGAGCACCTACCCGGATTCGCAGTACCAGATGCGGGCGAAGCTGGCGATCGCGGACGCATGGTATCGCGAGGGCGGGTCGGCGGCGCTGGCGCAGGCCGAGCAGGAGTACAAGGACTTCATCACCTTCTTCCCGAATGCACCGGAGGCGGCCGAGGCGCAGATGCGCGTGGGCGATATCTACTTCAAGCAGATGGACGTTCCGGACCGCGATTACTCGAAGGCGCAGCATGCGGAGGAAGAGTACCGGACGATGCTGAAGCAATATCCGGACGCTCCGAAGGAGATCCTGAAGGAGGCGCAGCAGAAGCTGCGTGATGTGCAGGAGGTGCTAGCGCAACGCGAGGCCGACATCGGGGCGTTTTATGCCACGCATGAGGACTGGCCGGCGGCACTGGCGCGCTATCAGACGGTCAAAGAAACCTATCCGCAGTACAGCCACATGGACGATGTGCTGATTGGGATTGGGGACGCGTACGAGTCGGAGGCGAAGATTGCGCGCGCCTCCAGACTGTGTGCGCCGAACCTCCCGCCGAATACGCCATGCATGACCGAGGCTTTGAAGTCTTCAATCGAGCAGGAGTACGACGGCAAAGCGGCGGCGGAGTATCGCGAGGTTGTGCTGAAGCACGCTGCGGCTCCGCATGCGGAGTTCGCGAAGGAGCGGCTGGCGGCGATGAACCTGCCGATTCCGGAGCCGACCGCGGAAGATATGGCGGCCAGCGAAGCGCTGGAGGGCAGCCGGGCGCAGTACACCATGCAAAAGCGGCTCGCGTTGCTGTTTATGCGCAAGCCGGACACGGTTACGGCGGCGCAGATTGGCGATCCTCCTCTGGAAGATCCGAGTCCGGTGCTGGCGCCTGAGGTGGCGCACGCAATTCTGGACAGCTACAAGAATGCGCTCAACCCTGGCACGAGCCCAAAGGCCGAGGTCAAGACAGCGACGCCGGCGATTGAGCCCGGGCCCGGTGAAGTTCCACCGCAGCCGAGAACTCCACCGGGGCAGCCTGCCTCGCCAGCCGCGCCGCCGACCCTGTCAGACGTTCCGGCCGCAGGTGCAGGCAATGACACGGGCGGAGCGACCGAGATGACTCCAGCGTCGCCGTCGGACGCTTCGCCGAGTGGAACGGGAGTAGGCGTTGAGGTGCTGACGCCAAGTGTGAATACCGGGGCTGGTGCGGCGAGTTCGCTGCCGTCGGCCACGGGAGCTGCCGATCCGAACCTCGGGTTGAAGGCCGTGGGGCCGAAGGACAATTCGCCATTGCCTGCTGTGGAGGCGCCGGCGGCAGCTCCGGACCAGGTGAATGACGCCGCTGGCAATCAGACGCCGCCCGCGGGGACGAAGCCAGCCGGGAAGAAAAATCCCAAGCCGGACTACGACAAGAATGACGAAAGCTCCAGCAAGCACAAGAAGAAGAAGGGCGCGGATAAGCTGAACCCGTTCTAG
- a CDS encoding valine--tRNA ligase codes for MSSELPKAYEPSLIEEKWAKFWVERGLFHVPTPREGESVGPRFVQLLPPPNVTGRLHMGHMLNQTEMDILTRWHRMRGETALWLPGTDHAGIATQMMVERQLAAEGGPSRTEMGREAFTQRVWCWKKQYGGAITEQMRRLGASVDWSREYFTMDDRLSKAVKEAFVRLWEQGLIYRGAYIVNWDPVLGTAVSDLEVVHEERAGKLYHIRYPLADGSGSIVIATTRPETMLGDVAVAVNPDDERYKQFVGKVLVLPLVGRELPVIADEWANPEFGTGAVKVTPAHDPNDFAIGQRHKLPQLSIMDEHAKIVLPGTPYDGLDRFVARERVVEDLRATGALVDIKDHQYAIGLSQRTGEVIEPRLSMQWFVKIQPLADKAIAAVDEGHIRFTPENYKKTYDEWMRNIHDWCISRQLWWGHRIPAWHCGNCGEITVARETPNACEHCGSAEITQDTDVLDTWFSSGLLPFTSLGWDGDSSKPTADLAAFYPTDLLVTGFDILFFWVARMIMLGCHFMLDVPMPDGSARTLAEAVPFREVYIHGLVRDADRQKMSKTKGNVIDPIEVITKYGTDAVRFTLASQASPGTDIAFSEARTEGYRAFANKIWNAARFVQMQIDRAREAGYNAALRLPQNLGEAPLETRWIVARLHTVAEELARALENYRFDEAANAVYQFFWGEFCDWYVELVKLRLDFGTAKNETAQLTLNALVSVFEAALRLLSPFMPFLTEELWHALYSAIEQPVPAKSIALTRFPLAGDFAKDEASIVAMQTLQELIVTVRALRKDLGVPEKESAAIRLHSSASAAKLAQDNADMLSRLARVSSVEIAGEALTGNSARATAVFDVAVLYERQIDVAAERERLTKDIAKYDKGLQAAEKQLNNPGFVAKAPAHIIDGLKKQAAETRSLKEKAEAALASLPQQ; via the coding sequence ATGAGTTCTGAGCTGCCGAAGGCGTATGAGCCTTCCCTGATTGAAGAAAAGTGGGCGAAGTTCTGGGTGGAGCGGGGGCTGTTCCATGTGCCGACGCCGCGCGAAGGTGAGAGCGTGGGACCGCGGTTTGTTCAGCTGCTGCCGCCGCCGAATGTGACGGGGCGCCTGCATATGGGCCACATGCTGAACCAGACCGAGATGGACATCCTGACGCGCTGGCACCGCATGCGCGGAGAGACCGCGCTGTGGCTTCCGGGTACGGACCATGCGGGGATTGCGACGCAGATGATGGTCGAGCGGCAGCTTGCGGCGGAAGGTGGACCGAGCCGCACGGAGATGGGCCGTGAGGCGTTCACGCAGCGCGTGTGGTGCTGGAAGAAGCAGTACGGCGGAGCGATCACGGAGCAGATGCGGCGGCTGGGCGCGAGTGTGGACTGGTCGCGCGAGTACTTCACGATGGATGACCGGCTGAGCAAGGCAGTGAAAGAGGCCTTTGTTCGCCTGTGGGAGCAGGGGCTGATCTATCGCGGAGCGTACATCGTGAACTGGGATCCGGTGCTCGGGACTGCGGTGTCGGACCTTGAGGTGGTGCACGAAGAACGAGCGGGCAAGCTGTATCACATTCGGTATCCACTCGCCGATGGCTCAGGCTCGATCGTCATTGCAACGACGCGGCCGGAAACGATGCTGGGTGACGTTGCGGTGGCCGTGAACCCGGATGATGAGCGATACAAGCAGTTCGTCGGAAAGGTGCTGGTGCTGCCGCTTGTCGGAAGAGAGCTTCCGGTGATCGCGGATGAGTGGGCGAATCCGGAGTTCGGCACGGGCGCGGTGAAGGTGACGCCAGCGCACGATCCGAATGACTTCGCGATCGGGCAGCGGCACAAGCTTCCGCAGCTCTCGATCATGGATGAGCACGCGAAGATTGTATTGCCGGGGACGCCGTACGACGGGCTCGACCGCTTTGTTGCGCGCGAGCGCGTGGTGGAAGACCTGCGCGCGACGGGAGCGCTGGTGGATATCAAAGACCATCAGTATGCGATTGGACTCTCGCAGCGCACGGGTGAGGTGATAGAGCCGCGGCTCTCGATGCAGTGGTTTGTGAAGATTCAGCCGCTGGCGGACAAAGCGATTGCGGCAGTGGATGAGGGACACATCCGCTTCACACCGGAAAACTATAAGAAGACGTACGACGAGTGGATGCGCAACATTCACGACTGGTGCATCTCGCGGCAGCTGTGGTGGGGACATCGGATTCCGGCGTGGCACTGCGGCAATTGCGGCGAGATTACTGTTGCTCGCGAGACGCCGAACGCGTGTGAGCATTGTGGTTCGGCGGAGATTACGCAGGATACGGACGTGCTCGACACGTGGTTCAGCTCAGGGCTGCTGCCGTTTACGTCGCTGGGGTGGGATGGCGATAGCTCGAAGCCGACCGCGGACCTTGCGGCGTTTTATCCGACCGACCTGCTGGTGACGGGATTCGACATCCTCTTCTTCTGGGTAGCACGCATGATTATGCTGGGCTGCCACTTCATGCTGGACGTGCCGATGCCTGATGGTTCAGCACGCACGCTTGCCGAGGCCGTTCCATTCCGTGAGGTGTACATCCACGGGCTGGTGCGCGACGCGGACCGGCAGAAGATGTCGAAAACGAAGGGCAACGTGATTGACCCGATCGAGGTGATCACGAAATACGGCACCGATGCGGTGAGGTTCACGCTGGCGTCGCAGGCTTCGCCGGGAACGGACATCGCGTTCAGCGAGGCGCGGACGGAGGGCTATCGCGCGTTCGCGAACAAGATCTGGAACGCGGCGCGGTTCGTGCAGATGCAGATCGATCGCGCTCGCGAAGCGGGTTACAACGCTGCGCTGAGGTTGCCGCAGAACTTAGGTGAAGCTCCGCTGGAAACGCGCTGGATTGTGGCGCGATTGCACACAGTTGCGGAGGAACTGGCAAGAGCGCTGGAGAACTATCGATTCGACGAGGCGGCGAATGCTGTCTACCAGTTCTTCTGGGGAGAGTTCTGCGACTGGTATGTCGAGCTGGTGAAACTGCGGCTCGACTTTGGAACGGCAAAGAACGAGACAGCGCAGCTCACATTGAATGCGCTGGTGAGCGTTTTTGAAGCGGCCCTGCGGTTGCTGTCGCCTTTCATGCCCTTCCTGACGGAGGAGCTCTGGCATGCGCTATATAGCGCGATTGAGCAGCCGGTTCCGGCGAAGTCCATTGCACTCACACGCTTTCCTTTGGCTGGAGATTTCGCGAAAGACGAGGCAAGCATCGTGGCGATGCAAACTTTGCAGGAGCTGATCGTTACGGTTCGTGCGCTGCGGAAGGATCTTGGCGTTCCGGAGAAGGAGTCTGCGGCGATTCGCCTGCACTCGAGCGCCTCGGCCGCTAAGCTGGCGCAGGACAATGCGGACATGCTCTCACGGCTGGCGCGCGTGAGTTCAGTGGAGATCGCCGGAGAGGCATTGACTGGCAACAGTGCGCGAGCGACCGCAGTGTTCGATGTGGCGGTCCTTTATGAGCGGCAAATTGATGTTGCTGCTGAGAGGGAACGCCTCACGAAGGACATCGCAAAGTACGACAAGGGCCTGCAGGCGGCGGAGAAGCAGCTGAACAACCCCGGGTTTGTTGCGAAAGCTCCGGCGCACATCATCGACGGATTAAAGAAACAGGCAGCGGAGACGCGCTCGCTGAAAGAAAAGGCGGAGGCGGCTCTGGCTTCATTACCGCAACAGTAG
- a CDS encoding biotin--[acetyl-CoA-carboxylase] ligase, with product MKSMDIEQESNTIHASAVGRAIELLAISGPVTWLPVTGSTNQLALEAAQAGARRGIWVTDEQTAGRGRGGHSWHSTRADGLYLSVLVTPELPLDRALWLSLATGLAAQQAILSTTGIRIDLRWPNDLLCDGRKLGGILVETSVANAATGASAALRYAVIGVGINVYHESFPPEIASLATSLRLEGAAVLSRQTLLIALLRALDRELDELDREYAGVTTDESILSRFTRASSWVQGKRVQVPEDGGYTGVTSGLDSRGFLVVDDDQRVRRTVLSGGVREV from the coding sequence ATGAAGAGCATGGACATAGAGCAAGAATCGAACACGATCCACGCGTCAGCAGTTGGGCGCGCTATCGAGTTGCTGGCGATTAGCGGCCCAGTAACGTGGCTGCCGGTGACAGGATCGACCAACCAGCTTGCGCTCGAGGCCGCCCAGGCCGGTGCGCGGCGGGGCATCTGGGTTACGGATGAGCAGACCGCAGGACGAGGCCGCGGCGGACATTCGTGGCACTCGACGCGCGCGGATGGACTGTACCTCAGCGTCCTGGTAACGCCGGAGCTTCCGCTGGATCGCGCGCTTTGGCTATCGCTCGCGACGGGTCTGGCTGCGCAGCAGGCGATTCTCTCAACTACCGGGATCCGAATCGATCTGCGATGGCCGAATGACCTCCTCTGCGACGGGCGGAAGCTCGGCGGAATTCTCGTGGAGACTTCGGTCGCGAACGCAGCGACGGGAGCATCAGCCGCACTTCGTTATGCGGTGATTGGGGTGGGGATCAACGTATACCACGAGTCATTCCCGCCGGAAATCGCATCGCTCGCGACATCACTCCGGCTGGAGGGTGCTGCAGTTCTGAGCCGGCAAACACTCCTCATAGCGCTCTTGCGTGCACTGGATCGCGAATTGGACGAGCTCGACCGCGAATACGCGGGCGTAACCACGGATGAGAGCATTCTCAGTCGTTTCACGAGAGCCTCGTCATGGGTGCAAGGCAAACGCGTCCAGGTTCCTGAAGACGGCGGCTATACCGGAGTTACTTCCGGTCTGGATAGCCGTGGTTTTCTTGTCGTAGATGATGACCAAAGAGTGCGCCGAACGGTGCTCTCAGGCGGCGTTCGTGAGGTATAA